A portion of the Candidatus Manganitrophaceae bacterium genome contains these proteins:
- a CDS encoding thiolase family protein, translating into MKEIAIIDGVRTPIGNLGGALKEITNQKMGELVVREVLKRTHVDPARIEEVIFGCVGQYSDATNLARVIGLMAGIPITTPAYTVARNCASGLQAVVNACQNILSDDADIQIAGGVENMSLAPFVSRDMRFGHRLKHSMMIDSIWEGLTDGFCGQIMGHTAENLAEEFKISRQEQDKYAVESHKKAFRATREGRFKEEIVPVSIPKRVAGKEVTPELFAQDEGINVALSEQMLSLYPTIFKEGGTVTPGNACPISDGAAALLIMSKEKAQELKLEPLGYIRSYASVGVEPERMGIGPALAIPKALKKANLSLSDIQLVEVNEAFAIQYLAVERALGLKREITNVNGGAIALGHPVGMSGTRLIITVLKEMKRRNLSLGVASLCVGGGIGSAMVLERK; encoded by the coding sequence ATGAAAGAGATCGCCATTATTGACGGCGTCCGAACACCGATCGGAAATCTCGGCGGGGCGCTAAAAGAAATCACAAACCAAAAAATGGGGGAGTTGGTCGTTCGAGAAGTATTGAAGCGGACCCACGTCGACCCGGCCCGCATCGAGGAGGTGATTTTCGGCTGCGTCGGCCAATACAGTGACGCGACCAATCTGGCCCGTGTCATTGGCCTCATGGCCGGTATCCCGATTACGACACCAGCCTACACCGTCGCACGAAATTGCGCTTCCGGACTGCAGGCGGTGGTCAATGCCTGTCAGAACATTCTCTCCGATGACGCCGACATCCAGATCGCCGGCGGGGTGGAGAACATGAGTTTGGCGCCGTTCGTCTCGCGCGATATGCGCTTTGGCCATCGGCTGAAACACTCGATGATGATCGACTCGATCTGGGAAGGCTTGACCGACGGCTTCTGCGGACAGATCATGGGCCATACCGCGGAGAACCTCGCCGAAGAATTCAAAATCTCCCGGCAAGAGCAAGACAAATACGCCGTGGAGAGCCATAAGAAGGCCTTCCGTGCTACCCGCGAAGGAAGATTCAAGGAAGAGATCGTCCCGGTCTCGATTCCGAAGAGGGTCGCCGGCAAAGAGGTCACGCCGGAGCTTTTTGCACAAGACGAAGGGATCAACGTCGCCCTCAGCGAGCAGATGCTCTCTCTCTACCCGACGATCTTTAAAGAGGGAGGAACGGTGACACCCGGCAACGCCTGTCCGATCAGCGACGGTGCGGCAGCCCTGTTAATCATGTCAAAGGAGAAGGCGCAAGAACTCAAATTGGAACCGCTTGGCTATATCCGGTCGTATGCTTCCGTCGGCGTCGAGCCGGAGCGGATGGGAATCGGTCCGGCGCTCGCCATTCCGAAGGCGCTCAAAAAAGCAAATCTCTCCCTCTCGGACATTCAACTGGTCGAGGTGAATGAAGCCTTCGCGATCCAATACCTCGCGGTCGAGCGGGCGCTCGGCCTGAAACGGGAGATTACGAACGTCAACGGCGGAGCGATTGCGCTCGGACATCCGGTCGGGATGAGCGGCACGCGGCTGATCATTACCGTTCTGAAGGAGATGAAGCGCCGGAATCTCTCCCTCGGCGTCGCCTCCCTCTGCGTCGGCGGCGGAATCGGCTCGGCCATGGTGCTGGAGAGAAAATAA
- the moaA gene encoding GTP 3',8-cyclase MoaA — MNPLVDGYKRTITYMRVSITDRCNLRCVYCMPEEGLEWTPTDEILSYDELTRIISVAAKRGLRKVRITGGEPLVRKGVVGFVEQLNRVPGMKELALTTNGVFLKELAGDLYKAGLRRLNISLDSLNSKTFAQVVRRDIFHKVWEGIEEAERVGFEPIKINCVLQQGVNDHEVMDFVRLTLRKPYHVRFIEYMPCANWDTWMKTYKPFTAVVDEVQTEFGKLTPISGSNENDSGPSENFRIPGAPGVVGFIHAVSHDFCDTCNRVRLTADGKIRPCLFSEIAVDFREALRNGCTDEEIEGLLDQVLYVKPEYHELDMLPEEKKLTTMVNLGG, encoded by the coding sequence ATGAATCCCCTTGTCGACGGTTATAAAAGGACCATTACTTACATGCGTGTCTCCATTACAGATCGGTGTAACCTTAGGTGTGTCTACTGTATGCCTGAGGAGGGGTTGGAGTGGACTCCTACAGACGAAATACTTAGCTATGATGAGTTGACACGAATTATCTCTGTTGCTGCAAAAAGGGGCCTAAGAAAAGTTCGGATTACGGGTGGCGAACCTCTGGTAAGAAAAGGGGTTGTTGGATTTGTTGAACAGCTTAATCGTGTCCCAGGGATGAAAGAGTTGGCCTTAACGACGAATGGTGTATTTCTTAAGGAACTCGCAGGTGACTTATACAAAGCAGGTTTAAGACGGCTCAATATTAGTCTAGATTCACTTAATTCAAAGACTTTCGCCCAAGTTGTCCGGCGCGATATCTTCCACAAAGTTTGGGAGGGGATTGAAGAGGCAGAACGTGTTGGTTTTGAGCCAATTAAAATTAATTGCGTGCTCCAGCAGGGTGTTAATGACCATGAAGTGATGGACTTTGTTCGTTTAACCCTCCGTAAACCATATCATGTCCGTTTCATCGAATATATGCCCTGTGCCAATTGGGACACCTGGATGAAGACCTACAAACCCTTCACTGCAGTCGTTGACGAAGTTCAGACGGAGTTCGGAAAACTCACGCCAATCAGTGGTTCCAATGAGAACGATAGTGGTCCATCAGAGAACTTCAGGATACCGGGCGCGCCGGGCGTTGTTGGCTTTATCCATGCGGTAAGCCACGATTTCTGCGATACCTGCAACCGAGTTCGTTTAACTGCTGATGGAAAGATCCGTCCTTGTTTGTTCTCTGAAATCGCTGTTGATTTCCGTGAGGCACTTCGAAACGGTTGTACTGATGAGGAGATTGAAGGACTTTTGGATCAGGTCCTATACGTAAAGCCGGAATATCATGAACTAGACATGCTTCCGGAAGAAAAGAAATTGACTACCATGGTTAATCTTGGAGGCTGA
- a CDS encoding long-chain fatty acid--CoA ligase, with protein sequence MDRPWLKYYESAVPPHLQYPPVPLHQLLIDSAQKHPEQNAVLFYGKGMTYRELDAETNRFAQALLKLGVRKGDRVAVMLPNLPQCVIAYYGALKVGALVVMTNPLYVERELEIQLSDSGAETIVALDFFYPRIERICKKTALKNIILTSVRDKLPWLLSLLYPIKARKEGQWIHIEKRPPIYDMMKMMDQASSTPPEVPVSATDLALLQYTGGTTGIPKGVMLTHQNLVANTVQCRHWMPILREGNEVLLAVIPFFHVYGMSACMNLSIYLGTTLVLLPRFITKDVLHTIQKTRATIFMGVQAMYVAINNFSKVKEYDLSSIRVCISGAGPLHVEVQRQFESLTGGKLVEGYGLSEASPVTHANPIHGKRKEGSIGLPFPDTDAKVVDLETGTKTLSVGEVGELVVRGPQVMQGYWKKPEESAAVLRNGWLHTGDMATMDEEGYFFIVDRKKDMIKSRGENVYPREVEEVLFRHPKVKEAVVVGLPDPFAGERIKAYLVLKEGERATAEEILKFCRIELSKFKVPQEIEFREELPKTIIGKVLRRILIDEETKKLQGGTLNAKESK encoded by the coding sequence ATGGATCGCCCTTGGTTGAAGTATTATGAATCTGCTGTTCCCCCGCACTTGCAGTACCCACCGGTCCCCCTTCATCAACTCTTAATCGATTCGGCACAAAAACATCCGGAACAAAACGCCGTCCTCTTTTATGGAAAGGGGATGACCTATCGCGAGCTCGACGCGGAAACCAATCGCTTCGCACAGGCGCTCCTCAAGCTCGGCGTTCGAAAGGGAGACCGCGTTGCGGTCATGCTGCCGAACCTTCCGCAGTGCGTCATCGCTTATTATGGCGCGCTGAAGGTTGGCGCCTTGGTTGTCATGACAAATCCGCTTTATGTGGAGCGCGAGCTCGAGATTCAGCTCTCCGATTCAGGGGCTGAGACCATCGTTGCACTCGATTTTTTCTATCCACGCATTGAGAGGATCTGCAAAAAGACCGCGCTCAAAAATATCATTTTAACCTCCGTTCGCGACAAGCTCCCTTGGCTGTTGAGCCTCCTCTATCCGATCAAGGCACGAAAAGAGGGCCAATGGATTCATATCGAAAAGCGCCCTCCGATATACGATATGATGAAGATGATGGATCAGGCTTCCTCGACCCCACCGGAAGTTCCTGTCTCCGCAACAGACTTAGCGCTGCTCCAATACACCGGCGGAACGACCGGGATTCCGAAGGGGGTCATGCTGACTCATCAGAATCTGGTTGCCAATACGGTGCAGTGTCGTCACTGGATGCCGATCCTCAGAGAGGGGAATGAGGTTCTGCTCGCCGTTATTCCGTTCTTTCATGTCTATGGGATGTCGGCCTGTATGAACTTGTCGATTTATCTTGGAACGACGCTGGTTCTGCTCCCACGATTCATCACAAAAGATGTCCTCCATACCATTCAAAAAACACGCGCAACAATCTTCATGGGTGTCCAAGCAATGTATGTCGCCATCAACAATTTTTCGAAAGTAAAGGAATACGACCTCTCCTCGATTCGGGTCTGCATCTCCGGAGCCGGTCCGCTCCATGTTGAGGTTCAGCGACAATTCGAGAGTTTAACCGGCGGAAAACTCGTAGAAGGATACGGCCTCTCGGAAGCATCGCCGGTGACCCACGCAAACCCCATTCACGGCAAGCGCAAAGAGGGAAGCATCGGATTGCCCTTCCCAGATACCGATGCGAAAGTGGTCGACCTCGAAACCGGCACGAAAACGCTCTCGGTCGGAGAGGTCGGAGAGTTGGTCGTCCGAGGTCCCCAGGTGATGCAGGGATATTGGAAGAAGCCGGAGGAATCGGCCGCAGTTCTGCGAAACGGATGGCTCCATACCGGCGACATGGCGACGATGGATGAAGAGGGCTACTTCTTTATCGTCGACCGAAAAAAGGATATGATTAAGAGCAGGGGGGAGAATGTCTACCCGCGCGAGGTTGAAGAGGTCCTCTTTCGACATCCGAAAGTGAAAGAAGCAGTGGTCGTCGGACTTCCCGATCCCTTCGCCGGAGAGCGGATCAAAGCCTATCTGGTTCTTAAAGAAGGGGAGCGCGCCACCGCTGAAGAGATTCTCAAATTCTGCCGGATCGAGCTTTCCAAATTTAAAGTTCCTCAAGAGATCGAATTCCGGGAAGAGCTTCCGAAGACGATTATTGGTAAAGTCCTTCGGCGAATTTTAATCGACGAAGAGACAAAAAAATTACAGGGCGGGACACTGAATGCGAAGGAGTCCAAATGA
- a CDS encoding enoyl-CoA hydratase encodes MANQFVNYTVEDRVATVTLSNPPANVLTIPLMTELDKVIGELSENEEVKVLILNGSGTLFVAGADIKEIASISSSQKGEALALMGQGVFNKIEQMQKPVIAAITGFCLGGGMELAMACHMRIAGDRARMGQPEINLGIIPGFGGTQRLTRLVGRAKAIEIILTGDMINAQEAKALGLVNKVVPEGEVLKQAVGLAKKIASKGKKAVAAAMVAIQEGLTQPLSQGLALEANLFGQICETSDMKEGISAFLEKRQPKFQDK; translated from the coding sequence TTGGCGAACCAGTTCGTCAATTACACCGTAGAAGATCGTGTTGCGACAGTGACCCTCAGCAATCCTCCGGCGAACGTTCTGACGATTCCACTGATGACCGAATTGGATAAGGTCATCGGCGAGCTGTCCGAAAATGAGGAGGTGAAAGTTCTCATTCTAAACGGGTCGGGAACCCTCTTCGTCGCAGGAGCCGACATCAAGGAGATCGCCTCCATCTCCTCATCTCAGAAGGGGGAGGCGCTGGCGCTGATGGGCCAGGGCGTTTTCAACAAGATTGAGCAGATGCAAAAGCCGGTCATCGCCGCCATCACCGGCTTCTGTCTGGGCGGGGGAATGGAGCTGGCGATGGCATGTCATATGCGGATCGCCGGCGATCGGGCGCGGATGGGCCAGCCGGAGATTAACTTGGGAATCATCCCGGGGTTCGGAGGAACGCAACGCCTCACGCGGCTCGTGGGACGGGCGAAAGCGATTGAAATCATCCTCACCGGCGACATGATTAACGCCCAGGAGGCAAAAGCGCTTGGGCTGGTGAACAAAGTCGTTCCGGAGGGAGAAGTGTTGAAACAGGCGGTGGGACTCGCCAAAAAGATTGCGTCGAAGGGGAAAAAGGCCGTTGCGGCGGCGATGGTCGCCATTCAGGAGGGGCTTACGCAACCGCTCTCGCAAGGGCTCGCCTTGGAGGCGAACCTCTTCGGGCAGATCTGTGAGACAAGCGATATGAAGGAAGGGATCTCGGCCTTTCTCGAAAAACGCCAGCCCAAATTCCAAGACAAATAG
- a CDS encoding Ig-like domain-containing protein: MRKRNYPFKIVQWCLTIALTMIVINCGGGGGRKSESTQVPNTDTTSPTVSSTAPANGDTQVAPNSIITATFSEAIDSNTFSNNFIVKILGTSGVASVSGTISYIPDTKTVTFKPDSNLNINTTYSVTLTTNIEDLAGNKMTDLYQWSFSTGAAIDSIPPSFSGNDPQLVAQATSTTSISLSWNAATDNATPTNQIRYLICQSTSSTACNTDPFPQTGSSVVLYEGTAGTLTYGVTGLTSNTLYYFTVRAKDLVDLIDSNTAQKSATTPGNFVSLGGSLNAICTGTLTKTCDKDATSPSIAIAGSTPFVAWQEASNVYVRSFNETTKWSTPVSINSAGTTGQNPSLALDNASPPGLYLTYIECAGSNCNVLVKKNISSTWSSPIGDTISTNKAEKSMIAFTADNTPYVIWAEKDISGITQIYVKHLAGQNWILDGASLNVNQDRFGASAAAEGSNPSIAVSGTTVKAAWSECVANTPDCQLYVKTWDSSNPSVWTPSNPTSLKFGGPIDPSNPNNPSLAYINGILHLAWHEPGKVYLRKDTGGGFGSAEVISSSAQSASNTPVKGTATSTQVPYLVYADTTSTSPTNPPFLFVKRWNGTQWITEGSGPLNMTGGAGSAASMSSAIAFSAGTPYVAWVETGACATNLCQQSNSTNSQLYVKRLQ, translated from the coding sequence GTGAGGAAACGAAATTATCCATTTAAAATAGTCCAATGGTGTCTGACCATTGCTTTGACTATGATCGTGATAAACTGTGGTGGGGGAGGCGGACGCAAATCCGAATCAACCCAAGTCCCCAACACTGACACAACATCTCCGACCGTTTCCTCAACCGCGCCGGCCAATGGAGACACACAGGTTGCGCCCAATTCAATCATTACGGCCACCTTCAGTGAGGCGATTGATTCAAATACCTTCTCAAATAACTTCATTGTCAAAATACTCGGAACGTCGGGAGTGGCATCCGTTTCCGGAACGATCAGTTACATTCCTGACACAAAGACCGTCACCTTTAAACCTGATTCTAACCTAAACATCAATACAACTTATTCCGTAACACTTACAACAAACATTGAGGATCTGGCAGGGAATAAAATGACCGATCTTTATCAGTGGTCATTCAGCACCGGAGCCGCGATTGACAGTATTCCACCTTCTTTTTCTGGAAATGATCCGCAACTGGTCGCTCAGGCAACGAGCACCACCTCCATCTCGCTCTCATGGAATGCCGCTACCGATAATGCAACCCCGACAAATCAAATCCGGTATCTCATCTGTCAATCGACCTCTTCAACCGCCTGCAATACCGATCCTTTCCCCCAGACAGGAAGCAGTGTTGTCCTTTATGAAGGTACAGCCGGAACGCTCACTTATGGAGTGACCGGATTAACCAGCAATACACTGTATTACTTTACGGTCCGGGCAAAAGATCTCGTGGATCTCATTGACAGCAACACAGCCCAGAAATCTGCAACCACTCCCGGAAACTTTGTCTCGCTCGGAGGAAGTCTCAATGCGATCTGTACGGGTACTCTGACTAAGACCTGCGACAAAGATGCCACCAGTCCCTCCATTGCTATTGCCGGAAGTACCCCTTTTGTAGCATGGCAGGAAGCGTCGAATGTTTATGTTCGTTCCTTTAATGAGACTACCAAATGGTCGACGCCTGTTTCAATAAACAGTGCTGGCACTACCGGACAAAATCCGTCCCTGGCGTTAGATAACGCTTCACCGCCTGGATTGTATCTTACATATATTGAATGTGCTGGGAGCAACTGTAATGTCCTCGTTAAGAAGAACATCAGCAGCACATGGAGCTCTCCTATTGGAGATACAATCAGCACCAACAAAGCTGAAAAAAGCATGATCGCCTTCACAGCCGATAATACTCCTTATGTTATCTGGGCGGAAAAAGACATATCTGGAATAACTCAAATTTATGTCAAACATCTGGCCGGACAAAATTGGATTTTAGACGGCGCCAGCCTCAATGTGAATCAAGATAGGTTCGGCGCTTCTGCTGCGGCCGAAGGGTCCAATCCCTCAATCGCAGTCAGTGGTACGACCGTCAAAGCAGCTTGGTCGGAATGTGTGGCCAATACACCTGATTGCCAACTTTACGTAAAGACCTGGGATTCGTCCAATCCTTCCGTATGGACTCCATCAAACCCGACCTCACTGAAATTTGGGGGTCCTATTGACCCATCCAACCCAAACAATCCATCGCTTGCATATATCAATGGCATTTTGCACCTAGCCTGGCATGAACCCGGAAAAGTCTATCTTCGAAAAGATACCGGCGGCGGTTTTGGCTCTGCGGAGGTTATATCGAGTTCGGCGCAGTCTGCGTCGAACACGCCGGTAAAGGGAACAGCTACATCAACTCAGGTTCCTTATCTCGTTTATGCGGATACCACGTCCACCTCTCCCACTAATCCTCCTTTCCTCTTTGTAAAGCGATGGAATGGGACTCAGTGGATTACCGAAGGAAGCGGTCCGTTGAATATGACGGGAGGCGCAGGCTCAGCCGCATCGATGAGCTCAGCTATCGCTTTTTCAGCCGGTACCCCCTATGTTGCATGGGTAGAGACAGGCGCCTGTGCAACTAATTTGTGTCAACAAAGTAATTCAACCAATTCTCAACTGTATGTAAAACGGCTTCAGTAA